The Taeniopygia guttata chromosome 1A, bTaeGut7.mat, whole genome shotgun sequence DNA window ACTAGGACCCACTTGTCTTCTTTCTGTCCTGCACCAGTTTCAGCAGTGACAGAGGGACTGATTAAACCTTAAGCAGGATTTCATTTGCCCTGTTAATAGAACTTCAGGATATGTTGGAGCATAGCTGcagcaaaatattaaatatagaGAGAAACgagagagagaaaagataaagaaattGGAGGAAAAAGATTTCTAATTTGTCATCCTGAGGTGTGTTTCTTCAGAGAAATCACTTGGTGTCTTTGGTTTCAGGATGAGTGTCCAAACAATCAGAAATGTGTTCAGTGTGGAAACCGGTTACCGCCTCTCTGATGACCAAATTGTCAATCATTTCCCGAACCACTATGAACTGACCAGAAAAGATTTGATGGTAAAGAATATCAAGAGATACAGAAAAGAACTTGAGAAAGAAGGAAGTCCTCTTGcagaaaaggatgaaaatgggaaatatatttatttgggTATGTTGTTCTTATTTTCAGCATTCAGGTTTTTTCTTAGAGAGTCACTAATGGGAATAGAGCCCCCTTTTTTATGCATGAAGCACTGTACCTCTGGAGTGCTATGACATTAAAGTGGCTACCTTGAAGTGCTCTGTTTACTCTTTTGGGTTTGATTCATTTGGGGtttctcaaaaattattttggagcGGGAAAATTGTGGGTTTAAGATACTTTGCAGTTAGGTTAGTTTTGAAACCAAAGGGCTTTGCTACTTCATATGAGAGAGGGTTAcagtttttttaattcaaaaatgaaaaacttatTATATGAAAATCTTAAAATGGGGCAGCAACTAAACCTTTTTTCAGGAAGGCTCTAGACAGAATTGAATGAACAAACACTTcagaggggaaatttgggagaagTTGGGGAACTGATAATGactgctaaaaaataaaataaaaagcaaaccagaccaaaaaaaaaaccaaaaaacccacaagaaacTTGAACCCCAAAACTAAACCAAGAATAGATCAGGAATGAGGCAAGCAGAGTTGGTTTGGAGGTCAGAAAGCATTGAAGTGAAACAGAGTTAGATAGGTGGAGCTGAATTACATCTTGGAAAAGTGAAATGCAAACACTTCATCCATGTAAGAAGGCAGGTCTTCAAGGATGGAATTGAAGATAATTTAATagcaaaaagtgaaaaatgtttttatttaggTTTCAGCAATCATGGTAAAACTGAGTGTGggagcaaagaagaaaaataggagTTCAGAATAAGATCTAATAAATAAGAATAATGGGAGTTACATGGAAATAAAAGGGGGCTTTCGCCTGCACAGAGCATGATCAAGAATGGTGGAAGCTGATAGAGGAAATTGagaaattttaattgttttgttgAAATCGTATCTAATTCTGTAATGgcacaggaagaagaaattcTATTCACATGAATTAGAATATATTTCTATGAAGTTAGCATTGTGCAACATTTTTCAATTGTTTAAGTAAAAACTAGTATGTAAATGAGACAAAAAGCAACATGAGTCTTAATGAAGGTGGATCACACCAgactggaaaactgaaaatacaaaccttttcttttttagtttttatgtATCAATAGCCTTATCAGATAGAGTGTCTTCAATTGTGCACCTTTTTTTATCTCCTGAATTCAGATTTTGTTCCTGTGACTTTTATGCTTCCTGCTGATTATAATCTCTTTGTTGAAGAATTCAGAAAGAATCCCTCCAGCACGTGGATTATGAAACCTTGTGGCAAAGCTCAAGGAAAAGGAATATTTCTAATCAATAAACTCtcccaaataaaaaaatggtCTCGAGACAGCAAAACATCTTCGTAAGTTCTTGAAACCAAACCCTTTATTGTACTTTGTGTAATTAGGTGAACTACATCGCCCTGCTGATTGTCTGATGCGTGGGGGAAGGTAtgccattattattattattgctttGTCATTTTATAGTTAGGTTTGCATTTAATCTCAGTTGTTATGTGGCTACCTCCTTCAACAGGTACAACTGATACAACTTGTTTTGGTATGAGGAGGTACACACAACTGTTCAATTAATATTCTTTATAAAATTGCTTTCAGAGTTGTTGGGGGAAAACTTGCACAGAAGGAAATTGTTCTGCTTCACGGTATTAAATAACAGgaagcaagagaaaaatcttcCCCTCAGCAATTTCGTTAATggtttaatatatattaaatcactttttaaattgGTACAAAGGGAGAATgcatttctcagaaataaatgtattttccttttggaaCACAAAATAATGCACGTCATGTTGATGATCTCCTTCCAAATGGATGAAATAGGTTtgcaattttatatttttctctgacTAGGAGTTTTGATCACACAACTAATGTTTTTTCCTGTGATCAAGTGATTGGCTGAATATCATTTGAGTATTTTCCTCCTGTTTGATTGGAATCTGAAGAATGTCACAATCTGAAAGTTATATTAACTTTTCACAGTGGTTTGCAATTGCACACCAagcagaaatgcaaatattccAGTAGTACAAGCCCTTGAATAATGAAGGTAATGCACTACATTCTTTTTGCTTGTCTGGACCTTGCCAAGCTCTAAATTCTCTTCAAGGGAAAAAGGTTGGCTAGTAGAGCTACATTGTGAATGGCTTGGTCACTTGGTCAGCTACTGTGTGAGTTTAAATGGGTAATCGATCTTGGTCATCTCTACAgtattttcagcctttttttttttttttttttgtatataagACCTGATGCGAAGTGTGTATTGTTAACCACACGATTTTATAGGTTGTCTTGGCAAAAGATGCAAGATTTCAGTCAACTCAAAATTTACAGAACACTTCTAAAGAAGTAAAAGACTTCAGAGATTGTATTGTTGCAAATACCATATTGTGAGACATGGTTTATGTTTTTCAGGTTTGTGTCTCAGTCTTCCAAAGAAGCCTATGTGATTTCACTGTACATCAATAATCCCTTACTAATTGGTGGGAAGAAATTCGATCTTCGTCTCTATGTTTTGGTGTCTACCTATCGTCCACTGAGATGTTACATGTAAGGTTGCTTGTCTTTGTATTTTGTTTAGAGATAATGTCCAGTGTAGTCAAAATAATGTTGTGCATGTTGCACAAGGAGGTTTAACCAGTAAATGGTGTGCTAGGATGCTCACTTCCTTGTTTCTCACAGGGATTTAACACATTTTAATGACTTTTTGCATTTAAGGTATAAGCTTGGGTTTTGCCGGTTTTGCACAGTGAAATACACACCAAGTACAAGTGAACTGGATAACATGTTTGTACATCTTACAAACGTTGCCATTCAGAAACATGGGGTAAGTGTGCTGATTTCTTAGATGCTCTTTTGTAGCAAGACTGATTTTCTTTAATTGTACCCGAAACTTGGAATCAAAAGGTTTTGTCATACTCTTCATCCTCTTGCAATCAAAATACTTCACCTTACACttacaaataaatatattttagaatgTAGACATTttagaaaaccaaaaatcagaAGTCAAGATAATGAGTTGCAGCTCTGTAATTGAgtgtgatatttttattttcagtattgaCTCACAGTAGTTGAGAGCAGGGGTCtcctttcatttaaaatatgctCACTTATGAATTGAATAATGAAATTCATGAGCTTGGATCATGTGGATATGTACTTTATAATAGTGGTTTAATATCCCCTTGCTcatttcctcttccctctctctctctggcagttaattcaatttcttctttccagCACTTATTCATCACAGGACTTTCCAGGTTCTTCCAGTGTTCCCCCAACCTCCTGCCCCTGCCTTCCTTCTGTGGGAAGCAAAGGGAATGTGCAGTTGCAAACTTGAGATAAATAAGTGCTGCCTGGCCATGTGGTGGCTTCCTCTTGCATGGAcagagctggagctctgcctgcagagcGGTTCTGTCCTGTGATTTGCCATTGATGCTCATGTGGAAGCGTGAGAGCTTTCATAGCCCTTCCTTATGTCAAAGTAGGCTGAAATTCAGCAGTGGCGAGGGAAGGTTAGTGGGGCAGGGGTGACATGGATGGGGATAAAGTGTCACTTCCCAAGCCTTGTTCCTTCAGGGAATGACTTGATAATGATTGTGCTGTTGGTGTTTTTAGCGGATGTCTGTGATTTACAAACCATGCTTCTGGTACAGTCATTAAAACTCTATTGTTGCACTTCCTAATGCCAGAAGCTTTATTTTAATGGTATGGAAAATAACACAtaaggacacacacacacatatgctCCTGATTATATTAATGTAGGTATACACATGCTCTAATACGCATGATATATGCAATATATCTTGGGTTGAAACCTTGCTTAATGTGCTTTCTCTGCTATTGTTCCATAAGATGTACAGCACAGTAAAACTGGTTTTGTCTGGATATTGCTGTAACAACAATGTAAATGGTAATGTTGGTAGTTCTAAACCAGGATAAGTGGTCAAATATGCCATTTTTCAGTactacaaatattttattgctcAGGTGCTGATTTGTGAAGTGCTCCAAACATGTGTGGTTAAATGGGACACACTGAGAATTACTTATGGTGAAAGCAGATCCCATAAAACTTTTAGAAAAAATCCTGGTGCTGTTGCCAGTGCCAGTGAAGATGTGAGGCACATGGTACATTGCCTGCCTTGTTATTATGCACCCTTCCATCTTTACCAGTTAAAGAATGGCATTCAAGATTTTTCCACAGATAAGAGAAGTGACCTTGGGGGTGATGTCACTTAAAATAAAGGACAACAGAAATGGGTATAGAAGTAGCAACCTAAGAATGTGGAATTATTTCTAGAATATTTGGAAAgctttttataaattttaaaccACTGGTATGTGTTCAGTTTTTCAGAAAGACAGAAGGGAAGTTTAATGTGCTATGTTACCCATcctgtttgttgtgttttaaaTGTGCCTGGAACTTTAGAGGCATTTAGACTGTACAACTTTAGTCTTCTAAAGCTATACCTAATTTGAGCTGACATTAGTTTATAAAAATTATGATTAGGTGCTGGAAAATGTGTGTGTAatacaaataaaacaacaaTAATTCTTATACATAAttactttcattttgttttaatgtctTTAATGAAACAACTGTGACTGTGTAAAGCTCTACCCAGTTGCAATCTGTTTTGATTTCAGTACTTGTTCTGAAGGGCAAGGAGGGCTGAAACTTTTGATTTCTGTTCCCTTGCTGGAATCTGGTCTCAAGACACTTTTCCCATGGAGCAAATCCTGAGAACCACGTACAGTCTTTATTTGTACAGTCCAGTTCTCCAAATTTACTAACGGGGGAGCTGTAGGAGAAAGCCTTATAATAAGATAGATGCTTCTCTGACCTTGTCCTAGGCTATGACAGAATTTGTTCTTCTGAGAACCTTTTTCTGCTCTATGCATTCTGTGTTTTGTAATTTAGCAGGCATACAATCATTAATTGTCAGAAATGCTCTGAGGAGAACACTTTATAAAGGGACAAAGCATTTGTCCTGAGAGTTCCTTGAGGGCTGAACGTGTGCCTTTCCATCGGTACGAACACCCCTCGCTTTGCTCTTGTCTTTCcatttaaagagaaataatgCAGAGCCTTGATAGCCTTTGAAAAGACAACATAAGGTAACCTCCTGTTTCCCCCTCTTCAGTTTCAGTAACACTTAGTGGGGTTTTGTATTTAATTACTTgaaaattttaacttttaaaaacaattcaGGTGTCATTTCACGATGTTCTTGAATGTAACTCTTATCAGTAGCACCATTAATAAGATAACAGGGAACAGACAAGTtgtactttaaataaaaaaagacagacAAACATTTTCAAGTGCTGCATTTTACAACAGCTACCTTCAGTGTGTTGCTCATTAATTGTTTTTTCCTTATCCCCAGAGGAGCAAAACATTCAgttctttcacattttaaaacttctatTTCCAAATCATAACTCACACTTTATTATAAAACTGTCTAAGTATCCAGGGTTTTTTCTCCTAACAAAGATTTTTACTTGATTTGCAATGTGTGATACAAGCGTATTAGAGCTATAATAGAAGCAATTGTTTATGTAGAGGGCAGTTCAAAGTTGAGGTGTTCATAAAGCTGCAAGAGCAATTAGCCAGGTTTGTTTTTTGAGCAGTACTTGTAAATATAAGGGGACTTTTTGTGGGGATGAGAAAAAACCTGCTGAACAACTTCAAAATCTTTGACTGAGGGAACTCCTTAACTCTTCAGGATGATTACAACCATATCCATGGAGGCAAGTGGACAGTGAGCAACTTACGCCTGTACCTGGAGAGCACCCGTGGAAAGGAAGTCACCAATAAATTATTTGATGAAATCCACTGGATCATTGTGCAGTCCCTGAAGGCTGTTGCGGTGagtgctgccagctgctggctTCCCATAACCATGGAAGTGAGCTGGCCATTCAAACCCCTACATCTCTTTTCTGCTCTTGGAGTGATGGTGTTGATGCTGATTTCTGCAGCGCTCTTATCTCTTGATTTCTTGGTATCGCATGAGATGAGGGAATTGAATCGTGGGTGAGTGAGTGGGTTGAGCTGTCTATGGTATGATACTTGAAGGAGTGAATAAATCTCTTTCCTTGAGGGATTTGTGAACTATTTTATATGACTTGATACTGCCCTTGTGAATAGTATTAAGTTCTGCCAAAATGTGTGACGTCATTCCAGCAATAGCAAATgtgtcaaattaaaaaaaatctctggagAACAATTTATCAAAGGAAGCCTAAGGCTATTAGTTCATCAGAGTTACAAAACATACTTTCACCACTTTTATACACAAGTCACAGAGTTATCATGaatttgtttcaaaaaaaaaaaaaaaaagaagcagcagccagTTCTCTGCTTGACTGACTTTCTGACTTTCTAGTGTTGACGTAATATTCTGTGATCACATTGCAGGGCAGGTATCGCTCTGGGAGTCAGCTGGGGTAACTGAGGAGCTCACTGTTGCCAAGGACTCTCCTGGTCCCAAGTACATTGTCTTGTCCTCTCTTTTGGGTTGGTCCTGGCACCATTTAGAGCTGAATCAGCTCACTTGTGCACTGACAATTACTACCTTGCTTTATTGATGGCTTGGTGTTCTGCCAGAGGAATAAGCTGAGTCATGGACGGGGCAGATGAACACCAGAATCAGCAGGAGAAACAGGGACAAGGTCATGCAGATAGGGTCAGTGGGAGCTAGGGAAGCATGGCTTAACCTGGCCTCTGCTGTGCAATCATGTCTGAAGGTacttggaagaagaaaagggatATAATCAAATGTTAGCAGAACATTAGAAGAGGAGAAGTGGTGAAAATGATGGAGCATGAAATCTCTTGTTCCTCTGTCCTTCTGACAATGGCAGATGTAATTAGATTCttgttcctcctcctccctttcagtcgctgaagaaaggaaaagcttcATTATTAGTAATAGGGAAAACAGCTCAGAAACCTTCAGAAAGTTTTCTCTAAAAGATCTAATGAGCTTCACACAGAAGAAGGTATTATACCATGCATACTGCAATATTTAGCAGGTGCTAGAAAGCTCCTGATTCTCTAGAGGATATACATCTAAGCACAACTTGATTCTTAGTCTCTCTTGACTTTGGGGTTATAGTTACCTTgagtaattaaaattttaaaatgtgttttataatTGTTTGACCTAACATTTCTGCATAGTTACAGCAGCAGAATGAAAGAAATGtcttttaattgcttttctaAAGTTTAAAGAATTCACAATTATATTAAGCTGTAAATTTTCAATATTTGTTTTCTCCTAATGCATGTGGTTTTTAAATATAGTTATTACCGTTGCAAAGTATAAAAACCACTTATTTTCACTATGGAAATGTAATGGGAGATTAACATAACTTAATACTTGGCATCAATGCAATCATTAGTATTGAAATATTTACATACAGCCTCAGAAAAAGAGGCAATGCTGAACCTACTAATTAGCAAGCTTATATTTGAGTTACAATACTGAAAAGTGTTGTAGAAAATCCATAATGTCATCACATGTGATTTCTAGCAAAGAAAGTGTGTAACTGGGTTACTTACTGAAGAGTAGATTTTAATACATATtactgtcttttctttttccccagcctGTAATGAATAATGATAAACACTGCTTTGAGTGCTATGGATATGACATTATCATTGATGACAAGCTTAAACCCTGGCTAATTGAGGTaaagttttataaaatacagGAAGAAACTTCCTTCTCATTTCACAGAATAAAACTAAGTAGATTTCAATGTAGTCTGTCCtctttttaaacaatattttttgtttattgggTAAGTGGATTAAGAAAAATACTGGAATGTGAGATAGGCCATGTGATGACCAAGCTAGCATatgcttttatttcctatttttttgtgtttctattTGTCTGTGGCTTTCTGTTTTGGTTTCTAAATCCAGTGCATCCATACAACTGCACTGCAGAGGCCCTCTGAATGTTAGCAGCCCTTTTAAATAATGGATCAGTACCTGGAAAATGAGCGTTGACTTGATGGAGCATAACATcaaatttagtttttaaatgcTGTCATGGCCTTAATGTTACAGATTGAGAGGAAGCAAAAGGGACATACAAAGTATAATTAGGATATTTGGaaagcttttccattttttacatagatttctgttttgtataTTAACTTTAGCTTTGTACGTTCAATATAAATTTTATCCATCCCTCTTCCTTCTCAATCTAATTTAAAGTgaactccagaaaaaaaaaatttgtttatcATTTTGATACCACTTCTCCAAAATAAATGTGGAACTAAATGAATCCAAGGTTTAATTAAAACAAGATACAATGTAGTGTTTTTAATAGAGAGCACTCTCCAGCTCACAATATAACAGGGGACAACTCAGGTAAGAACATAGAGAAAAGTTGTTTACCCAGAAGAGAAACACAGATTTCTGTGTGTAACAACAGTTCATGTAAACTTGAATTTTAAGCACTCAAATGTATGGGGTTTATAGCCAtgtaaacagaaaatgaaataaaaattctgtcGTGTCTGATTCACCCCGCTGAATCTCATCTCAACAG harbors:
- the TTLL1 gene encoding polyglutamylase complex subunit TTLL1: MAGKVKWVTDIEKSVLINNFEKRGWIQVAENEDWNFYWMSVQTIRNVFSVETGYRLSDDQIVNHFPNHYELTRKDLMVKNIKRYRKELEKEGSPLAEKDENGKYIYLDFVPVTFMLPADYNLFVEEFRKNPSSTWIMKPCGKAQGKGIFLINKLSQIKKWSRDSKTSSFVSQSSKEAYVISLYINNPLLIGGKKFDLRLYVLVSTYRPLRCYMYKLGFCRFCTVKYTPSTSELDNMFVHLTNVAIQKHGDDYNHIHGGKWTVSNLRLYLESTRGKEVTNKLFDEIHWIIVQSLKAVAPVMNNDKHCFECYGYDIIIDDKLKPWLIEVNASPSLTSSTANDRILKYNLINDTLNIAVPNGEIPDCKWNKSPPKEVLGNYEVLYDEEMAQSDGTDRDLRARPGQPTGVKGSRARDSGKPVLTTWK